The following proteins are encoded in a genomic region of Sorangiineae bacterium MSr12523:
- a CDS encoding sigma-70 family RNA polymerase sigma factor, producing the protein MQAKLRLVTSRPAPAPQPTAPGPVTPALDDAQLIAAIRANDDLAATAFHDRLYPCVSRTIQRLLGRRDADYEDLIQLSMVELIQSFDRYRGECSLESWASTIASRAVYNHLRRRKRERLIFAPPPPDDLDPAKLSRTLSARNTMQRVRGHLAELNPEKAWTFLLHDVCGYDLREIATITGVSVAAAQTRLVRGRCELHERLAEDPELRGALETGAEP; encoded by the coding sequence GTGCAGGCCAAGCTTCGTCTCGTCACCTCGCGCCCGGCGCCGGCTCCCCAGCCGACTGCGCCTGGACCGGTGACGCCCGCGCTCGACGATGCGCAGCTCATCGCCGCCATCCGAGCGAACGACGATCTGGCCGCCACCGCCTTTCATGACCGCCTCTACCCCTGCGTCAGCCGCACCATCCAACGCTTGCTCGGCCGGCGCGATGCCGATTACGAGGACCTCATTCAGCTCAGCATGGTCGAGTTGATTCAGTCGTTCGATCGGTACCGCGGCGAGTGCTCCCTCGAGTCGTGGGCCTCCACCATCGCGTCACGTGCAGTGTACAACCATCTACGCCGGCGCAAGCGCGAGCGCCTCATCTTCGCGCCGCCCCCACCCGACGATCTGGATCCGGCGAAGCTGTCGCGCACCTTGAGCGCGCGCAACACCATGCAGCGGGTGCGCGGGCATCTGGCCGAGCTGAATCCCGAGAAGGCGTGGACCTTCTTGCTTCACGACGTGTGCGGCTACGATCTGCGCGAGATTGCCACGATCACGGGGGTGAGCGTCGCCGCCGCCCAGACGCGGCTCGTGCGCGGGCGATGCGAGCTGCACGAGCGGCTCGCCGAAGATCCCGAGCTGCGCGGTGCGCTCGAAACGGGGGCGGAGCCATGA
- a CDS encoding FecR family protein: MNRGPEYADLAAQALRREVNADDGIEHVDVGRAQRIDAIRDAIRQRARRKRLLRGAGAGVAVLAAAAAVALFVRGRPAQVEAVAEASNEAAYVERDGARETLAAGKKVQTGDHVVVREGGHAALALTTGTHLALEPEADLSVLSQNRHQIYWLARGAVQARVSKLSEGDRFVVRTPDADVEVRGTQFRVSTGEPHAACGGSTTRVHVLEGVVVVRHGGVETRVAAGEEWPCASPASPPPEVQLVRPSPPAPQNTNALVTKRPPPVTSVAPLAPVAPVPPAVAAPDTAASDLSAQNDLFARATDKKRAGDARGAIATFETFLARYPKSALAESAAVERWRLLTHVDRAAARAAAKEYVDRYPNGFARADARALLGE; this comes from the coding sequence ATGAACCGAGGTCCCGAATACGCGGATCTTGCCGCGCAGGCACTCCGCCGTGAAGTGAATGCGGACGACGGCATCGAGCACGTCGATGTGGGACGCGCACAGCGCATCGATGCCATCCGCGACGCCATTCGACAGCGCGCCCGGCGGAAAAGGCTTCTGCGCGGAGCCGGCGCGGGTGTGGCGGTTCTGGCGGCTGCGGCGGCGGTCGCACTTTTCGTGCGTGGGCGCCCCGCACAGGTGGAGGCCGTCGCCGAGGCGAGCAACGAAGCCGCCTACGTGGAGCGCGACGGTGCCCGCGAAACGCTGGCCGCGGGCAAAAAGGTTCAAACCGGCGATCACGTGGTGGTGCGCGAGGGCGGACATGCCGCCTTGGCCCTGACGACGGGAACGCACCTCGCGCTGGAGCCGGAGGCGGATCTGTCGGTGCTCTCGCAGAATCGCCACCAGATTTACTGGCTCGCCAGGGGTGCGGTGCAGGCCCGTGTTTCGAAATTGAGCGAGGGAGACCGCTTCGTGGTGCGCACCCCCGACGCCGACGTGGAGGTCCGCGGCACGCAATTCCGCGTCTCCACCGGCGAGCCGCACGCCGCCTGCGGCGGAAGCACCACGCGCGTGCACGTGCTCGAGGGCGTTGTGGTCGTGCGCCACGGAGGCGTCGAGACGCGCGTCGCCGCCGGTGAGGAGTGGCCGTGTGCATCGCCCGCATCGCCTCCTCCGGAGGTCCAGTTGGTGCGCCCGAGCCCTCCAGCTCCGCAAAATACCAACGCCCTCGTGACCAAACGTCCCCCGCCTGTCACGTCTGTCGCGCCTCTCGCGCCTGTCGCGCCTGTGCCGCCTGCGGTCGCCGCGCCCGACACGGCTGCGTCGGATCTCTCCGCGCAAAATGACCTTTTCGCGCGGGCCACGGACAAGAAGCGCGCGGGCGATGCGCGCGGTGCCATCGCCACGTTCGAGACGTTTCTCGCGCGTTATCCCAAGAGCGCGCTCGCGGAAAGCGCCGCCGTCGAGCGGTGGCGGTTGCTCACGCACGTCGACCGCGCCGCCGCACGTGCCGCGGCCAAGGAGTACGTGGACCGCTATCCCAACGGATTCGCCCGCGCCGATGCGCGCGCGCTCCTCGGCGAATAA
- a CDS encoding YkgJ family cysteine cluster protein, translating to MPTPVAGEPDPNGADCVGCGRCCHHPPHTVHFLESDDARMGKRLLEIYTEEYLVPPGFRFMKNVPADNGIAGETRCAGLDVSVPGQYPCAVYEVRPEDCRIVEPGSPACLEARRLGHLGSSVEFHRPLP from the coding sequence ATGCCCACCCCCGTTGCTGGAGAGCCCGATCCGAACGGCGCAGATTGCGTCGGTTGCGGCCGTTGTTGCCATCATCCGCCGCACACGGTGCACTTTCTCGAGAGTGACGATGCGCGCATGGGAAAGCGGCTGCTCGAGATTTACACCGAGGAGTACCTGGTGCCGCCGGGCTTTCGCTTCATGAAGAATGTCCCGGCGGACAACGGTATTGCAGGGGAGACACGGTGTGCGGGGCTCGATGTTTCGGTGCCGGGGCAGTACCCGTGCGCCGTCTACGAGGTGCGCCCGGAGGATTGCCGCATCGTCGAACCGGGATCGCCGGCGTGCCTCGAAGCACGCCGGCTCGGTCACCTCGGGAGCTCGGTGGAGTTCCACCGGCCGCTCCCGTGA
- a CDS encoding protein kinase — MKGPWTYVSGLLDLPRMHDPAERRASWRQALATLARVSVQDGPSPLDGLHPDALVKVVRVALHDGLVDDLDWLAPPASGAALYALAAALPPGPEQREMGRRVLGRLNAANAETFVAMATRMALGSGKGLGTSAVRARVALVVDLPLALGVRDGPLAYGLCASRELAREWIVMPSSGSLHARRIAARLLERAAREAATRAQQGDDHALRVFQADGLQEAWRRLLGDRESLVWRSIAVARGLLAPFVPALKAEVAGALAPGLTPTEWRRGATSLAAMVAVSPDAALRGAVHAIDSGALERDTGMTAAFAWGLPRAAEAEPDAAKVLLERLVARAGFEASEAIAELLAEYGKGSFVERAAAKAFAALGRISNPDPLVPDDAAQALAREIARDLKRETRDEPSLREQLAAALELFVTHGAKQSYAAAREVLSGAVAALDTLDVLAQDEADEGRGGSTARRTSLAVVRDLDITLLERHTLSDLLKLGGADATRHEDELDTVRERIASWILARETGSGAHATLRLRRLRALIHLVDSDVGAYDEPARAAKLRTRWCRIAGALVERFESGPPPVLVRTLSAALARTLDALVRAEAIETVDALLVGVGVGDALAPVFDEPVAFRAALATAPLTHLRTLAEAAMDPDLKHMFERYERFVRTCSPSSLANAGGEPAPLQAQLGALDELARELFLHPSKRGEAFRTALVGLHGALVAIEEAPTLSALVDPSGGEYGPLGALETQLATLRYLTRFARGRVDGSQLETAPEQPTEEGIRVLVARAVSGAAPQLTRETVAGCESRLLNGVPPSLARVVSSVLAYLHAMPADSEIVDSQHVRVAKPDPLPSWVPPRRTIGGFYIVKALGSGGSGSVFIVNRVEDRHESNAEKFALKVPDYSATAARTLSEAAFLDLFRAEASALIALPQHKNLARFVTFDLAARPKPILVMELVEGATFANVIDSRALDMQRCFGVLDDVLHGLEAMHRVGVGHLDLTPSNVVLRAGQDGVLVDFGLAGRHIRPGCATGPYGAPEVWGATSGNGQQSPQAADVYAFGCLAFEALTGVPLFQAPSEMALIAAHIAHDGLPPRLRALATRVGLAPLGEAIFWTLRRDPTLRPTISQVRSDFAQVASRLSGLKWPLSI; from the coding sequence GTGAAAGGACCGTGGACCTACGTCAGCGGCCTGCTCGATCTCCCGCGGATGCACGACCCTGCAGAGCGGCGCGCATCGTGGCGGCAGGCTTTGGCGACTCTCGCCCGAGTGAGCGTGCAGGATGGGCCCAGCCCGCTCGATGGCTTGCATCCGGATGCCCTCGTCAAGGTCGTGCGCGTGGCGCTCCACGATGGCCTGGTCGACGATTTGGATTGGTTGGCGCCCCCGGCGTCGGGCGCGGCGCTGTATGCGCTCGCCGCCGCGCTCCCCCCGGGCCCGGAACAGCGCGAAATGGGACGGCGTGTTCTCGGGCGCCTGAACGCGGCGAATGCCGAGACGTTCGTGGCCATGGCCACCCGCATGGCGCTCGGTTCCGGGAAGGGGCTGGGCACGTCGGCCGTGCGCGCGCGGGTGGCGCTGGTGGTGGATTTGCCTTTGGCGCTGGGGGTTCGCGATGGGCCGCTGGCCTATGGGCTCTGCGCATCGCGGGAGCTTGCCCGCGAGTGGATCGTGATGCCGTCCAGCGGTTCGCTGCATGCACGGCGCATTGCCGCGCGGCTCCTGGAACGGGCGGCCCGGGAGGCGGCCACGCGCGCGCAGCAGGGCGATGATCACGCGCTGCGCGTGTTCCAGGCCGACGGGCTGCAGGAGGCGTGGCGCAGGTTGCTCGGGGATCGCGAGTCGCTGGTGTGGCGATCCATCGCCGTGGCGCGTGGGCTGCTCGCGCCATTCGTGCCGGCGTTGAAGGCGGAGGTGGCGGGCGCGTTGGCGCCGGGGCTTACGCCGACGGAGTGGCGTCGCGGGGCCACGTCACTTGCGGCGATGGTGGCGGTGAGCCCCGATGCCGCGCTGCGCGGTGCGGTTCACGCGATCGACAGCGGCGCGCTGGAGCGCGACACGGGGATGACCGCGGCGTTCGCGTGGGGCTTGCCGCGCGCGGCGGAGGCCGAGCCCGACGCGGCGAAGGTGCTGCTCGAGCGGCTGGTGGCGCGCGCGGGGTTCGAGGCGTCGGAGGCCATCGCGGAGTTGCTCGCGGAGTACGGCAAGGGCTCCTTCGTGGAGCGTGCGGCGGCAAAAGCGTTTGCGGCACTAGGGCGCATCAGCAACCCCGATCCGCTGGTGCCCGACGATGCGGCGCAGGCCCTGGCGCGTGAAATTGCGCGCGACTTGAAGCGCGAGACGCGCGACGAACCGTCGCTGCGCGAGCAACTCGCGGCGGCGTTGGAGCTTTTCGTCACGCACGGCGCGAAGCAGTCGTACGCGGCGGCGCGCGAGGTGCTCTCGGGGGCGGTGGCGGCGCTGGATACGCTCGACGTGCTCGCGCAGGACGAGGCCGACGAAGGTCGAGGCGGATCGACGGCGCGGCGCACGTCGCTGGCGGTGGTGCGCGATCTGGATATCACCTTGCTCGAGCGCCACACCTTGTCCGACTTGCTCAAGCTCGGCGGCGCCGATGCAACGAGGCACGAGGACGAACTCGACACCGTGCGCGAGCGCATCGCCTCGTGGATCCTCGCGCGCGAGACGGGATCGGGCGCGCATGCGACGTTGCGCCTGCGGCGATTGCGCGCGCTGATCCACCTCGTCGACAGCGACGTGGGCGCGTACGACGAGCCGGCGCGGGCGGCGAAGCTTCGCACGCGGTGGTGCCGCATTGCAGGCGCGCTGGTCGAGCGGTTCGAGTCGGGGCCGCCGCCGGTGCTCGTGCGAACCTTGTCGGCGGCGCTGGCGCGCACGCTGGATGCGCTGGTGCGGGCGGAGGCCATCGAGACGGTGGACGCGCTGCTCGTGGGCGTCGGGGTAGGGGATGCGCTCGCGCCCGTGTTCGACGAGCCCGTCGCATTCCGCGCGGCGTTGGCGACGGCGCCGCTGACGCACCTGCGCACCTTGGCCGAGGCGGCCATGGATCCCGATTTGAAGCACATGTTCGAGCGCTACGAGCGCTTCGTTCGCACGTGCAGCCCGAGCAGCCTCGCGAATGCGGGCGGTGAGCCGGCGCCGCTTCAAGCGCAGCTCGGGGCGCTGGACGAACTGGCGCGCGAGCTCTTTCTGCATCCGTCGAAGCGCGGTGAGGCGTTTCGGACGGCGCTGGTCGGTTTGCACGGGGCGCTGGTCGCCATCGAGGAAGCGCCCACGCTTTCGGCGCTGGTCGATCCCAGCGGCGGCGAGTACGGGCCCCTCGGCGCGCTGGAAACGCAGCTCGCCACCTTGCGGTATTTGACGCGGTTCGCGCGCGGGCGGGTCGATGGATCCCAGCTGGAAACGGCGCCGGAGCAGCCCACCGAGGAGGGCATTCGTGTGCTGGTCGCGCGTGCGGTTTCAGGGGCGGCGCCGCAGCTCACGCGGGAAACCGTGGCCGGGTGCGAGTCGCGTCTCTTGAACGGCGTTCCTCCGTCGCTGGCGCGCGTGGTGTCGTCGGTGCTCGCGTACTTGCATGCGATGCCGGCCGACAGCGAAATCGTCGACTCGCAGCACGTGCGCGTGGCAAAGCCCGATCCGCTGCCCTCGTGGGTGCCGCCCCGGCGCACCATCGGTGGCTTCTACATCGTGAAGGCGCTGGGCTCGGGCGGGTCGGGCAGCGTGTTCATCGTCAACCGCGTGGAGGATCGGCACGAGTCGAATGCGGAAAAGTTCGCGCTCAAGGTGCCCGATTATTCGGCCACGGCGGCGCGCACCCTGTCCGAGGCGGCGTTCTTGGATCTTTTCCGGGCGGAAGCCTCGGCGCTCATCGCGCTGCCGCAGCACAAGAACCTGGCGCGCTTCGTCACGTTCGATCTGGCGGCGCGGCCAAAGCCCATCTTGGTGATGGAGCTCGTGGAAGGGGCCACCTTCGCCAACGTGATCGATTCGCGTGCGCTGGACATGCAGCGCTGCTTCGGCGTGCTCGACGATGTCCTGCACGGCCTGGAGGCGATGCACCGCGTGGGCGTGGGCCATCTCGATCTGACGCCGTCGAACGTGGTGCTTCGCGCGGGCCAAGACGGCGTGCTCGTGGACTTCGGCCTGGCCGGTCGCCATATCCGTCCCGGCTGCGCGACGGGCCCGTACGGCGCGCCCGAAGTCTGGGGTGCGACCAGCGGCAACGGCCAGCAATCGCCGCAGGCCGCCGATGTGTACGCCTTCGGGTGCCTCGCCTTCGAGGCGCTCACCGGTGTTCCGCTCTTTCAGGCGCCAAGCGAGATGGCCCTCATCGCGGCGCACATCGCCCACGATGGCCTTCCGCCGCGCCTCCGCGCGCTGGCCACCCGCGTCGGGCTCGCCCCGCTCGGCGAGGCCATCTTCTGGACCTTGCGCCGTGATCCGACCCTGCGTCCCACCATCTCCCAGGTGCGCAGCGATTTCGCCCAGGTCGCCTCACGGCTTTCTGGGTTGAAGTGGCCGCTTTCCATTTAG
- a CDS encoding ATP-binding cassette domain-containing protein — MILLENLTKRFGPKILFENVSMQFDPGKRYGLVGANGAGKSTLLKMLAGDEESDMGSISIPSSLRLGVLKQNHFAYDKERILDAVLMGNKALWDAMTEKDTLLAGEVTDEIGIRLGELEGIIAEENGYVAESEAAELLVGLGIPTHKHTDPMSTLAAGYKLRVLLAQVLFLHPDVLLLDEPTNHLDLDSIRWLEQFLVDYKGTLVIVSHDRHFLNAVATHMADIDYQTITVYTGNYTDFVEEKYENRQRAQAQNAAAKKKIAELQQFVDRFGSHASKSKQAQSRVKQIEKLEVKELKRSSLVRPFVRFELDKPSGRDVLRVNDVDKAFGPEKKIFKGLSLNLNRGDKMAVIGPNGIGKSTLLKLIVGAYGGLDADTKKDILKPDTGEIRWGHETSVGYFAQDHHEALGETAKGLTAYEWLYSFDKTATQEQIRSILGRLLFSGEAALKKIEALSGGESARLLLAKLLLQKHNVLVLDEPTNHLDIESIEGLLDGLKPFPGTVVVVSHDRHFVAELTNRVLELQPGEGGTGEKREAAKVVEFGGTYDEYLEREGRDYLRK, encoded by the coding sequence GTGATTCTTCTCGAGAACCTCACCAAACGATTCGGACCCAAGATTCTCTTCGAGAACGTGTCGATGCAGTTCGACCCCGGCAAGCGTTATGGCTTGGTGGGGGCCAACGGCGCCGGCAAGTCGACCCTGCTGAAAATGCTCGCGGGAGACGAAGAGTCCGACATGGGATCCATCAGTATTCCCTCGTCGTTGCGGCTCGGCGTCCTCAAGCAAAACCACTTTGCGTACGACAAAGAACGCATTTTGGACGCCGTCCTGATGGGCAACAAGGCCCTCTGGGACGCGATGACCGAGAAGGACACCCTGCTCGCAGGTGAGGTCACGGACGAGATCGGTATCCGTCTGGGCGAGCTGGAAGGCATCATCGCCGAGGAAAACGGCTACGTCGCCGAAAGCGAGGCCGCGGAGCTCCTGGTGGGCCTCGGCATTCCGACGCACAAGCACACGGATCCGATGAGCACCCTCGCCGCCGGCTACAAGCTGCGGGTGCTTCTGGCCCAGGTGCTCTTTCTGCACCCCGACGTGCTCCTGCTCGACGAGCCGACGAACCACCTCGACCTCGACTCCATCCGTTGGCTGGAGCAGTTCCTCGTCGACTACAAGGGCACGCTGGTCATCGTCTCGCACGACCGGCACTTCCTGAACGCCGTCGCCACGCACATGGCGGACATCGATTACCAGACCATTACGGTCTACACAGGCAACTACACGGACTTCGTCGAGGAGAAGTACGAGAACCGCCAGCGCGCCCAGGCGCAAAACGCGGCCGCGAAGAAGAAAATTGCGGAGTTGCAACAGTTCGTCGACCGCTTCGGTTCGCACGCCTCGAAGAGCAAGCAGGCGCAGTCCCGCGTGAAGCAGATCGAAAAGCTCGAGGTGAAGGAGCTCAAACGATCGAGCCTCGTGCGTCCCTTCGTGCGCTTCGAGTTGGACAAGCCCAGCGGCCGCGATGTCCTCCGCGTGAACGATGTCGACAAGGCCTTCGGCCCCGAGAAGAAGATCTTCAAGGGCCTGAGCCTCAACTTGAACCGCGGCGACAAGATGGCCGTCATCGGTCCGAACGGCATCGGCAAATCGACGTTGTTGAAGTTGATCGTCGGCGCCTACGGCGGCTTGGACGCGGACACCAAGAAGGACATCCTCAAGCCCGACACCGGCGAGATCCGCTGGGGTCACGAGACCAGCGTCGGCTACTTCGCGCAGGACCACCACGAGGCCCTCGGGGAGACGGCCAAGGGGCTCACCGCGTACGAGTGGCTCTACTCCTTCGACAAGACGGCGACGCAAGAGCAGATTCGCTCGATCCTCGGGCGCCTCCTCTTTTCGGGCGAGGCCGCGCTGAAGAAGATCGAGGCGCTCTCCGGCGGTGAATCGGCGCGCCTTCTCTTGGCCAAGTTGCTGCTGCAAAAGCACAACGTGCTGGTGCTCGACGAGCCGACGAACCACCTGGACATCGAATCCATCGAGGGTCTGCTCGACGGGTTGAAGCCGTTCCCCGGGACGGTGGTCGTGGTCAGCCACGACCGGCACTTCGTTGCCGAGCTCACCAATCGCGTTCTGGAGCTACAGCCTGGCGAAGGTGGGACGGGTGAGAAGCGCGAGGCGGCCAAGGTCGTCGAGTTCGGTGGCACCTACGACGAGTACCTGGAGCGCGAAGGCCGCGATTATTTGCGGAAATAA
- a CDS encoding serine/threonine protein kinase, whose protein sequence is MLGTIIGEKYRLERSIGTGGMGEVFEARHMVTGRAVAVKLLYEQPAVNEAVASDRFRHEAYAAGTLDAEHIVQVFDAGTDRDTGRRYLVMELLRGESLHTLIKRFGPLAPELAFSIVGQAALGLSKAHAAGIIHRDVKPANIFLSLEADEVVVKLLDFGIAKVRDLDDREDPAAMGGAVVGSPHYMSPEQAQGLPTLDHRSDLFSLGAVLYRLLCGQTPHPSADTLVRLMYAICTEPARPLSEVAPWVPPEMVAFVERAMAIPVSARFHSAGEMAHAIASIVGDLRIAPADVGPLSDEHRANFEPRRFDDGARTWDQTASIATRANKGSLLTAVLGAIAMAVVLLAIMGLWRTRGSAVSRAMHAAVTSVASPASAAPAGVAPVTAAVTSTERSVWVHVPPADDIVVDGHRVQASPTGYVEVVGELGSRHEIGIATGSRVRTTQVVITPDGPFPEAIAFDPAPAERVSTTPHKRRVVKRDAPSSDAGLREGAAAAIVDAAENARPRPAPVAVEPPDDPLGSIKLPTERKTFDD, encoded by the coding sequence ATGCTCGGAACGATCATCGGCGAAAAGTATCGTCTCGAACGATCCATCGGCACCGGTGGCATGGGCGAGGTGTTCGAAGCACGCCACATGGTCACCGGCCGGGCGGTCGCCGTAAAACTACTGTACGAGCAGCCGGCGGTGAACGAGGCGGTGGCGAGCGACCGCTTTCGCCACGAGGCCTATGCCGCCGGCACGCTCGACGCCGAGCACATCGTGCAGGTCTTCGACGCGGGCACGGACCGCGATACGGGCCGCCGTTATCTGGTGATGGAGCTTCTGCGCGGCGAGAGCCTGCACACGCTCATCAAGCGATTCGGTCCGCTCGCACCCGAGTTGGCGTTCAGCATCGTGGGTCAGGCCGCGTTGGGCCTGTCGAAGGCGCACGCCGCGGGCATCATCCACCGCGACGTCAAACCGGCGAACATCTTTCTCTCGCTCGAGGCGGACGAGGTCGTGGTCAAACTGCTCGACTTCGGAATCGCCAAGGTGCGCGATCTCGATGATCGCGAGGACCCCGCCGCCATGGGCGGTGCGGTCGTGGGCTCGCCGCATTACATGTCGCCGGAGCAGGCGCAGGGCCTGCCGACGTTGGATCATCGAAGCGACCTGTTTTCCCTGGGCGCCGTGCTCTATCGGCTGCTCTGCGGGCAGACGCCGCACCCGAGCGCCGATACGCTGGTCCGGCTGATGTATGCAATCTGCACGGAACCCGCGCGCCCGCTTTCCGAGGTGGCGCCCTGGGTTCCGCCGGAGATGGTCGCCTTCGTGGAGCGGGCGATGGCCATTCCGGTCTCGGCGCGGTTTCACTCGGCAGGTGAGATGGCGCACGCCATCGCGTCCATCGTGGGCGATCTGCGCATCGCGCCCGCCGACGTGGGACCGCTTTCCGACGAGCACCGCGCGAATTTCGAGCCGCGGCGCTTCGACGACGGCGCGCGAACCTGGGACCAGACGGCCTCCATCGCCACCCGCGCGAACAAAGGCTCCCTGTTGACGGCGGTGCTCGGGGCCATTGCGATGGCCGTGGTGCTCCTGGCCATCATGGGCCTGTGGCGCACGCGGGGTTCCGCGGTGTCCCGCGCCATGCACGCCGCGGTCACGTCGGTTGCATCGCCGGCGTCGGCCGCGCCGGCGGGGGTGGCACCCGTCACCGCGGCGGTAACCTCGACGGAGCGCTCCGTCTGGGTGCACGTGCCGCCCGCGGACGACATCGTCGTCGATGGGCATCGGGTGCAAGCCTCACCGACGGGCTACGTGGAAGTGGTGGGCGAGCTTGGAAGCCGCCATGAAATAGGGATTGCGACAGGAAGCCGTGTGCGAACGACCCAAGTGGTCATCACGCCCGATGGGCCTTTCCCCGAAGCGATCGCGTTCGACCCGGCCCCCGCCGAGCGCGTCTCCACGACGCCACACAAGCGCCGTGTCGTAAAGCGCGACGCCCCTTCGTCCGATGCGGGCCTCCGGGAGGGAGCCGCGGCGGCCATTGTGGACGCCGCCGAAAATGCGCGCCCCCGCCCCGCGCCGGTGGCCGTGGAGCCTCCGGACGATCCGCTGGGTTCGATCAAGTTGCCCACCGAGCGAAAGACGTTCGACGACTAA
- a CDS encoding HEAT repeat domain-containing protein: protein MATFLSLGLAVFFALRPTRKATGDVARSDRAEVSANGTCAGVVTPVPLGGGLVPDSEREPGAAPMSLYVGQWMARLRAARLESHKCQALRHLGISGEPSAVQTILEVYRTARRPELRYCAIDALGETGASEAMNWLGEIARGSDPGLTGAAFAALAMSRSEAAHAELLELAHGDSPKLQRDAIIAMGQAGWPEAGPLLVGALERANGRDKTALVYALGEAGDPSSVPMLLKLAQQGGPGEMRAVALEALGHIGGPDALAFLVQEARGKNAPTAVNALAQMSDEAAQKALAELSRSPGPAQVQALQETMINAPQTDPRVREQARAALIRIAHQGGKDATEAVNALGQDESLESARELAAIARGNGPQAEQAVMFLGHRDDPESVRTVAELAEGSSPARAGALQALAEAGDPRSLGIFLRASESQDASSRTAALAGLAQLGGPEADRILESAIRSSDASTRRQAAEAMSSSGNPDMQSRLEALARDGDPQIAATVNRMYSREGTEVPPAEPCAR, encoded by the coding sequence GTGGCGACCTTTCTTTCGCTCGGGCTCGCTGTGTTCTTTGCGCTGCGCCCGACACGGAAGGCGACGGGGGACGTGGCGCGGAGCGATCGCGCGGAAGTGAGTGCCAACGGGACCTGTGCGGGCGTGGTCACCCCCGTGCCGCTGGGCGGCGGACTCGTGCCCGACTCGGAGCGGGAACCTGGGGCTGCGCCCATGTCGCTTTATGTTGGGCAGTGGATGGCGCGGCTGCGGGCCGCTCGGTTGGAGTCGCACAAGTGCCAGGCGTTGCGTCACCTGGGCATCTCGGGCGAGCCGTCGGCCGTGCAGACGATCCTTGAGGTGTATCGGACGGCACGGCGCCCGGAGCTGCGTTATTGCGCCATCGATGCCCTCGGCGAGACCGGCGCGTCGGAGGCCATGAATTGGCTCGGCGAAATTGCCCGCGGTTCCGATCCAGGGCTCACCGGGGCTGCTTTTGCGGCCCTGGCGATGAGTCGAAGCGAGGCCGCGCATGCGGAGCTGCTCGAGCTGGCGCACGGCGATTCGCCCAAGTTGCAGCGCGATGCCATCATCGCCATGGGGCAGGCGGGCTGGCCCGAGGCCGGGCCGCTTCTCGTCGGCGCGCTGGAGCGTGCGAACGGCAGGGACAAGACGGCCCTCGTGTACGCATTGGGCGAGGCGGGGGACCCTTCGTCGGTGCCCATGTTGCTCAAGCTTGCCCAGCAGGGCGGGCCCGGTGAGATGCGGGCGGTAGCACTGGAGGCACTCGGCCACATTGGAGGCCCCGATGCCCTCGCGTTCCTCGTTCAGGAGGCCCGCGGCAAGAATGCGCCGACGGCCGTGAATGCGCTTGCGCAAATGTCCGACGAGGCCGCGCAGAAGGCGCTCGCCGAGCTTTCGCGAAGCCCGGGGCCTGCGCAGGTGCAAGCGCTGCAGGAGACCATGATCAACGCGCCGCAGACCGATCCACGTGTGCGCGAGCAGGCGCGCGCGGCCTTGATCCGTATTGCCCACCAAGGCGGAAAAGATGCCACGGAGGCGGTCAATGCGCTCGGGCAAGACGAGTCGCTGGAGAGCGCACGCGAGCTCGCCGCCATCGCGCGTGGGAACGGCCCGCAGGCAGAACAAGCCGTCATGTTCCTCGGCCATCGAGACGATCCCGAGTCCGTGCGGACCGTGGCCGAGCTCGCGGAAGGCTCCTCCCCGGCGCGCGCGGGCGCCTTGCAGGCACTGGCCGAGGCAGGCGATCCGCGATCCCTTGGCATTTTCCTCCGCGCCTCCGAATCGCAGGATGCCAGTTCGCGTACTGCCGCATTGGCAGGATTGGCGCAACTCGGCGGCCCGGAGGCCGACCGCATCCTCGAGAGCGCGATTCGCAGCAGCGACGCGTCGACACGGCGTCAGGCGGCGGAGGCGATGTCCTCCAGCGGCAACCCCGACATGCAATCGCGCCTCGAGGCGCTCGCCCGCGATGGCGATCCGCAGATCGCCGCCACCGTGAATCGCATGTACTCGCGCGAGGGCACGGAGGTGCCGCCTGCCGAGCCCTGCGCGCGTTAG